A DNA window from Phyllostomus discolor isolate MPI-MPIP mPhyDis1 chromosome X, mPhyDis1.pri.v3, whole genome shotgun sequence contains the following coding sequences:
- the ZNF41 gene encoding zinc finger protein 41, translating to MPTNQNSPPWTTALAAEGHGRLSEVSVSFEDVTVDFSREEWQHLDPVQRCLYRDVTLENYNHLLSVGYQVPKPEVIFKLEQGEGLWTLEGETPHQSCSDEDIGQTQQQRVSGEVLFYCEKFGQSIEDSLCSILELWQDNDQLERDQENNPVSHVKAFIKESGYECKNFEKLIHMSTKIVPSIKRLHNYDTFGKGLKHTLNLHNHNKSNATMSLDKIFGNGNNFAHSSFCTKNDNTNTETNACEHNQCGKHLGHKQALIHHQKIHIRRKLCVCTEYVKSFAQKSDLFAHQRINAGEKSHECNKSNKVFTQKPQIDVAQSVYTREKSYTCTHCKKAFTLKSNLITHQKIHTGQKAYKCSECGKAFFHRSYLFRHMRIHTGEKPYECSECGRGFSQNSDLSIHQKTHTGEKLYACSECGKAFTRQSALRMHQRIHTGEKPYVCTECGKAFIQKSHFNTHQRIHTGEKPHECNDCGKSFTKKSQLHVHQRIHTGEKPYICTECGKVFTHRTNLTTHQKTHTGEKPHMCAECGKAFSDQSNLIKHQKIHTGQKPYKCNGCGKAFIWKSRLKIHQKSHIGERHYECNECGKAFIQKSTLSVHQRIHTGEKPYVCLDCGKAFIQKSHFIAHHRIHTGEKPYECSDCRKCFTKKSQLRVHQKIHTGEKPNICTECGKAFTDRSNLITHQKIHTREKPYKCSDCGKTFTWKSHLTIHQKSHTGERHYECSKCGKAFIQKATLSMHQLIHTGKKPYACTECQKAFTDRSNLIKHQKTHSGEKNYKSSD from the exons GTCTCAGTGTCATTCGAGGATGTGACTGTGGACTTCAGCAGGGAGGAGTGGCAGCACTTGGACCCTGTTCAGAGGTGCCTATACCGGGATGTGACACTAGAGAACTATAACCACCTGCTCTCAGTTG GGTACCAAGTTCCCAAACCAGAGGTCATCTTCAAGTTGGAGCAAGGAGAGGGACTGTGGACATTGGAGGGGGAAACCCCACATCAGAGCTGTTCAG atgaaGATATTGGGCAAACCCAACAACAGAGAGTTTCTGGAGAAGTTTTATTCTACTGTGAGAAATTTGGTCAATCCATAGAAGATTCATTGTGTTCCATTTTAGAATTGTGGCAAGATAATGACCAGCTAGAGAGAGATCAAGAAAATAACCCTGTAAGTCATGTGAAAGCATTCATTAAAGAGAGTGGCTATGAAtgtaaaaactttgaaaaactaATTCATATGAGTACCAAGATTGTTCCTTCAATTAAAAGACTCCATAACTATGACACATTTGGAAAGGGTTTGAAGCATACTTTAAACTTACATAATCATAATAAAAGCAATGCAACAATGAGCCTTGATAAGATTTTTGGAAATGGCAACAATTTCGCTCATAGCTCTTTCTGCACTAAGAATGACAATACTAATACCGAAACAAATGCTTGTGAACATAATCAATGTGGGAAACATCTTGGCCACAAACAAGCTCTCATCCACCATCAGAAAATTCATATCAGGAGGAAGCTTTGTGTGTGTACTGAGTATGTGAAGAGCTTTGCCCAGAAGTCAGATCTCTTTGCACATCAGAGAATTAATGCTGGAGAAAAATCCCATGAATGTAACAAAAGTAATAAAGTCTTCACTCAGAAGCCCCAAATTGATGTAGCTCAGAGTGTTTATACAAGAGAAAAATCCTATACATGTACTCATTGTAAGAAGGCCTTTACTCTCAAGTCCAACCTCATTacacatcagaaaattcatactgggcAGAAAGCCTATaaatgcagtgaatgtggaaaagccttttTCCACAGATCGTATCTCTTTAGACATATGAGAATTCATACAGGAGAAAAACcttatgaatgcagtgaatgtggaagGGGCTTCTCCCAAAATTCAGACCTCAGTATTCATCAGAaaactcacactggagagaaactcTATGCATGCagtgagtgtgggaaagccttcacaAGACAATCAGCACTCAGGAtgcatcagagaattcacacaggagagaaaccctatgtaTGCACtgaatgtgggaaggccttcatCCAGAAATCACATTTCAATacacatcagagaattcatactggagagaagcctcatGAATGCAATGACTGTGGGAAGTCATTCACTAAGAAGTCACAACTCCATGTGCATCAAAGAattcacacaggagaaaagccCTATATATGCACAGAATGTGGGAAGGTCTTTACTCATAGGACAAACCTCACTACTCATCAAAAaactcatactggagagaaaccccaTATGTGTGCTGAATGTGGGAAGGCTTTCAGTGATCAGTCAAATCTCATTAAACaccagaaaattcatactggacaGAAACCCTATAAATGCAATGGTTGTGGAAAAGCCTTCATATGGAAGTCACGCCTCAAAATACATCAGAAATCTCATATTGGAGAGAGACACTATGAATGCAatgagtgtgggaaagcctttatcCAGAAATCAACACTAAGTGTGCATCAGAGAATCcatacaggagagaaaccctatgttTGTCTTGACTGTGGGAAGGCCTTCATCCAGAAATCACATTTCATTGCACATCatagaattcatactggagagaagccttatgaatgcAGTGACTGCAGAAAATGCTTCACTAAGAAGTCACAGCTCCGTGTGCATCAGAAaattcacacaggagagaaacccaaTATATGTactgaatgtgggaaagccttcactGACAGGTCAAATCTCATAACACACCAGAAAATCCATACTAGAGAGAAACCCTATAAATGCAGTGACTGTGGAAAAACCTTCACCTGGAAATCACACCTCACCATCCATCAGAAATCTCATACTGGAGAGAGACACTATGAATGCAGTAAATGTGGGAAAGCTTTCATCCAGAAAGCAACACTAAGTATGCATCAGTTAATTCACACAGGAAAGAAACCATATGCTTGTACAGAATGTCAGAAGGCTTTCACTGACAGATCAAATCTCATTAAACACCAGAAAACTCatagtggagaaaaaaattataaaagcagtGACTGA